From Pseudomonas sp. StFLB209, a single genomic window includes:
- a CDS encoding amino acid ABC transporter permease: MASSGLELLWVSLPLLAEGAARTLSISALSIVLSTAGGVLYGSLTTLGIGWLNVLLRIYLELFRAIPVLVWLYLLFFGLPIFFGLSIPSFWCAVLVLSLWGASEVGEVARGALKSLPKGQREAGLSIGLSAVQLYGHVLLPQALKRMTPPTINIYTRIIKTSSLAVLIGVVDVIKVGQQIIERTYESVLIYGALFLFFFFICYPLSVASRVLERRWTQA; encoded by the coding sequence ATGGCCAGTTCGGGTCTTGAGTTGCTGTGGGTGTCGCTGCCGCTGCTGGCTGAAGGCGCGGCGCGAACCCTGTCGATCTCGGCGTTGAGCATTGTATTGAGTACCGCTGGCGGCGTGCTTTACGGCTCGCTGACGACCTTGGGGATCGGCTGGCTGAACGTTTTGCTGCGCATTTACCTGGAGCTGTTTCGCGCTATTCCGGTGCTGGTCTGGTTGTATCTGCTGTTCTTTGGCTTGCCGATCTTCTTCGGCCTGAGCATTCCGAGCTTCTGGTGCGCAGTGCTGGTGCTGAGCCTTTGGGGTGCCAGCGAGGTGGGTGAGGTGGCGCGTGGCGCCCTTAAATCGCTGCCTAAAGGTCAGCGTGAGGCCGGGCTGTCGATTGGCTTGTCTGCGGTGCAGCTTTACGGCCATGTGCTGCTGCCCCAGGCGCTCAAGCGCATGACCCCGCCGACCATCAACATCTATACGCGGATCATCAAGACCAGCTCGCTGGCGGTGTTGATCGGTGTGGTCGACGTCATCAAGGTCGGCCAGCAGATCATCGAGCGTACCTATGAGTCGGTGCTGATCTACGGCGCGCTGTTTCTATTTTTCTTCTTTATCTGTTACCCGCTGTCGGTCGCCTCGCGCGTGCTGGAGCGGCGCTGGACACAAGCATGA
- a CDS encoding amino acid ABC transporter permease: MTLDYAFILSTLPAFLKAVGVTLQVGLIAICTSLLVALLNTVILMFRTPVLCRLIGLYVELARNTPLLIQLFFIYFALPTLGFKVSGFAAAIITMTFLGGAYLTEVLRAGIEAVPTAQLESGRSIGLSDWQLLRHVILPQAGILSLPALFANFIFLLKETTVVSAVAVPEILYTTKSYIALYYKTYEMLTVLTLICILLFLPLSLLLSYLERRLQHGQFGS; this comes from the coding sequence ATGACCCTCGACTATGCATTTATTCTCAGTACGCTACCGGCGTTTCTGAAAGCTGTTGGCGTGACGCTCCAGGTCGGCCTGATCGCCATCTGTACCTCGCTGCTGGTGGCCCTGCTCAACACCGTGATTCTGATGTTCCGCACCCCGGTGCTGTGCCGTCTGATCGGTCTGTATGTGGAACTGGCGCGTAACACGCCGTTGCTGATCCAGCTGTTCTTCATTTATTTCGCACTGCCGACCCTGGGCTTCAAGGTGTCCGGCTTTGCTGCGGCGATCATCACCATGACCTTTCTTGGCGGCGCCTACCTCACTGAGGTGCTGCGTGCCGGTATCGAGGCGGTGCCGACGGCGCAACTGGAGTCGGGGCGCTCCATCGGCCTGTCGGATTGGCAATTGCTGCGCCACGTGATCCTGCCCCAGGCCGGAATCCTCAGCCTGCCGGCGCTGTTCGCCAATTTCATTTTCCTGCTCAAGGAAACCACGGTGGTGTCTGCCGTGGCGGTGCCGGAGATTCTCTACACCACCAAGAGCTACATCGCCCTGTACTACAAGACCTACGAGATGCTCACGGTACTGACCCTGATCTGCATACTGCTATTCCTGCCGCTGTCATTGCTGCTCAGCTACCTGGAACGGAGGCTGCAACATGGCCAGTTCGGGTCTTGA
- a CDS encoding helix-turn-helix domain-containing protein produces the protein MSLLRSAVAAQEAPPLSTEYAPADEDLIGERVALNLQRLRSKRYLSLDALARLSGVSRAMLAQIESGRSVPSIKVLCKIAKGLKVSVAAFLETRAFEGVELLPARDSKRLVSPGGHFVSRALFPFDRSRQTEFYEIRLSPLAEESSQGHAAGVQENLVVTQGVLEISVNEERYLLSPGDSILFYADQPHRYRNPADSEAVAYLVISHPEQLD, from the coding sequence ATGAGCCTGCTGCGCAGCGCAGTGGCCGCGCAGGAAGCGCCGCCGCTGTCGACTGAATATGCGCCTGCCGACGAGGACCTGATCGGCGAGCGGGTGGCCCTTAACCTGCAACGTCTGCGCAGCAAACGGTATCTGTCACTCGACGCCCTGGCGCGCTTGAGCGGGGTCAGCCGCGCCATGCTGGCGCAGATTGAGTCCGGGCGCAGCGTGCCGTCGATCAAAGTACTGTGCAAGATTGCCAAAGGCTTGAAAGTCTCGGTGGCGGCGTTTCTCGAAACACGCGCCTTCGAGGGAGTCGAGCTGCTACCGGCCCGCGACAGCAAACGGCTGGTCAGCCCCGGCGGCCACTTTGTCAGCCGTGCGCTGTTCCCGTTCGACCGTTCACGCCAGACCGAATTCTATGAAATCCGCCTCAGCCCCCTGGCTGAAGAAAGCTCGCAGGGTCATGCCGCCGGCGTACAAGAGAACCTGGTGGTGACTCAAGGCGTGCTGGAAATCAGCGTCAATGAGGAGCGCTACCTGCTCTCCCCTGGCGATTCGATTCTGTTCTATGCCGACCAGCCGCACCGCTATCGCAACCCGGCAGACAGCGAAGCGGTGGCGTATCTGGTGATCAGCCATCCCGAGCAACTGGACTAA
- a CDS encoding LysR family transcriptional regulator — translation MSLVQDRRILYFFEAVRLGSVRAAADFLDVAASAVSRQIAQLEHELGSPLLERHRRGVKPTEAGERVLLYYRQRLSQQEVLLDSLQALRGLQSGSVVLAIGEGFIDGLVAPLSRFSEQYPRIDLQVNVCGTNEVIRQVVEDEAHLGLVFNPPTDPKIRSHAHTRQPVCVAVSPEHPLAQQTEPLPLKGLDSYRLALPGVSYGIRQIVTQAEHRLGLTLTPTLTCSTFAMLKRFSMRGGVTLMPIFIMEDEIRNGQLVALPLESEIFSTPETHLISRLGRQLSVGASRLLSMVLQDMTAFKGEG, via the coding sequence ATGAGTCTGGTTCAGGATCGGCGCATTCTGTATTTCTTCGAGGCCGTACGGCTGGGCAGCGTGCGTGCCGCGGCGGACTTTCTCGACGTGGCGGCCTCGGCGGTCAGCCGCCAGATCGCCCAGCTTGAACACGAACTGGGCAGCCCGCTGCTGGAGCGCCATCGGCGCGGAGTAAAGCCCACCGAGGCCGGTGAACGGGTCTTGCTTTACTACCGTCAGCGGCTCTCGCAACAGGAGGTGTTGCTCGATTCACTGCAGGCATTGCGTGGCTTGCAGAGCGGTTCGGTGGTGCTGGCGATCGGCGAGGGTTTTATTGATGGCCTGGTCGCGCCGCTGAGCCGGTTCTCCGAGCAGTACCCGCGCATCGACCTGCAGGTCAACGTGTGTGGCACTAACGAAGTGATTCGCCAGGTCGTCGAGGATGAAGCTCACCTGGGCCTGGTATTCAACCCGCCCACCGACCCCAAGATCCGCTCCCATGCACATACCCGCCAGCCGGTGTGCGTCGCGGTCAGCCCGGAGCATCCCTTGGCGCAGCAAACCGAGCCATTGCCGCTCAAGGGGCTGGACAGCTATCGGTTGGCGTTGCCTGGGGTGTCATACGGGATTCGCCAGATCGTCACCCAGGCCGAACACCGCCTGGGGTTAACCCTGACGCCGACGCTGACTTGCAGCACCTTCGCCATGCTCAAGCGGTTTTCGATGCGTGGTGGAGTGACCTTGATGCCGATCTTTATCATGGAAGACGAGATCCGCAATGGTCAGTTGGTGGCGTTGCCGCTGGAGAGCGAGATCTTCAGCACCCCGGAAACTCACCTGATCAGCCGCCTGGGCCGTCAGTTGAGCGTGGGTGCCAGCCGCCTGTTGAGCATGGTCCTGCAGGACATGACGGCTTTCAAGGGCGAGGGTTAG